A genomic stretch from Narcine bancroftii isolate sNarBan1 chromosome 9, sNarBan1.hap1, whole genome shotgun sequence includes:
- the LOC138743182 gene encoding histone H4-like produces MSGRGKGGKGLGKGGAKRHRKELRDNIQGITKPAIRRLARRGGVKRISGLIYEETRRVLKVFLENAIRDAVTYTEHAKRKTVTAMDVVYALKRQGRTLYGFSS; encoded by the coding sequence ATGTCAGGCAGAGGGAAAGGAGGTAAAGGACTGGGCAAAGGCGGAGCCAAGCGCCACCGTAAAGAGCTCCGTGATAACATCCAGGGCATCACCAAACCCGCCATCCGCCGCCTGGCTCGGCGTGGCGGGGTCAAGCGCATCTCGGGGCTGATCTACGAGGAGACCCGCagggtgctgaaggttttccTGGAGAACGCGATCAGGGATGCGGTCACCTACACTGAGCACGCCAAGCGCAAGACGGTCACCGCCATGGATGTGGTGTACGCTCTGAAGCGCCAGGGTCGCACTCTCTATGGCTTCAGCAGCTGA